In the genome of Cynocephalus volans isolate mCynVol1 chromosome 15, mCynVol1.pri, whole genome shotgun sequence, one region contains:
- the WDR97 gene encoding LOW QUALITY PROTEIN: WD repeat-containing protein 97 (The sequence of the model RefSeq protein was modified relative to this genomic sequence to represent the inferred CDS: inserted 1 base in 1 codon) encodes MEAEVLDASNPFPPEGDNPILDSDLYGADGFDIPDPGLLTEKNELSDFTAPPQDLRTLTRSQRWQNMNLRARARQLWLLLRTGLHDIVEKEKRAELRVARLTHGLEPLRCLEVAAGLRSVAQDPVGGRFVVLDGAGCLHLHREDGWAQEKLPAPVALSGLVTVLGPLGAVGRFVGWGPSGLAILGPDFSLLWLSEPGVGRAPGREPTCCLPVPYPGLLLVAEVGGGLELWKFRSGGRRLVPRGSRMRPTPNLAGPLMRLALGPAPPHRVPRCFAACGSAVLSFDLQAWALLDVHRDLHKTTISDLAYCEGADAMVTASRDSTVKVWEADWQIRMVFVGHTGPVTALAVLPDTTLVVSASQDGTLRTWDLQAAAQVGEVALCYWSQDVLSGRVSRLLAPARPGWPVLSLRASSVELWRVRELYSQLAQLPAPVLHLQAAPALPAPAHPPLPVRLACACADGSVYLVSAVTGRTVSALLLEPDDPAAAVAYCLPRESLWLLTRAGHLVRANAARCPMRVLHRVRPPPPPAPRPCCLHLYSHLTDPGSACASWATVRQHGGEPLHSAVARPWENKNRYLPVLGYTDGSLSVLEWRSSETVFCTEAHSPGPVTAVASTWNSVVSSGGDLTVKVWRVFPYTEESLSLLRTFSCCHPVVTLCALGTRVTIGFEDQDSATYGLVQFGLGNSQRCDHRPQDDPMDHITGLCCCPTLELYACSSLDCTVRIWTAENRLLRLLQLDGAPQALAFCSNSGDLVLALGSRLCLVSHSLYLPTTYLVKKLCQETPDVLDDPPLPLTSQESLTSAQLQRLANLHRAASLRSAGRPAQPSWRHPPQDLEALVARDRDLQQLKLGLVVPEARPPLSWQQCQEAFDNYLRLIYGPGLLGVRSGRESQPCSTMTLKVERETWDICTLPRAAPCLGWAGVSTKGQAAPTALPPQDLGAQGQRFSRPPRVALPIPPXRRRVHSKASRLLARSSLSYDLGLSLDLQLQSRQLRGEAPVALDLPSSHLQHRIPLLLKRQPKEALSNLGGFFPATTQPHKHCSRPVSFPGCVPNSMVLQQMWLPAEQGWNQDDLWLQHPRQFHTHWQRKLIQWLGALPGEEEAAEQPDLDVDWVSESLSPHRSDSDQQLDSREPEAQASADLTLEPPRSYEAASTKSFHPQDQYRHSLWEECYGHLPSFLQFFVIQDWFKKLFPIFTLQAYPEAGTVEGLASLLVELLEEASWADRVHILHALLGLLPDVGSNFCVRLQGILLHLLNMDQPPSLQDRTQKQFVMLALQLLLACSLESHDVVLELMSYLLYSPAVCRPDLKKLLDGLGLQDPQGFLFKEMMTWVQGLDLDSKDALRKRCCQKLEDMIQQLQEAPSEASLVAGVPAHVSMTPSGPSWPPLSISKTLSHVLEVPSLVTWPDLATPDSAALELQAEQLLVPACAQQTRRTLCETLQTFCFVPDAHLGPLVPSTLPGRPLPLEKTDWSQSQMVDLGLIDALNLFCERQAQQQGLLQEAEPKHSHPQLHLPVPNTVVPPPRDRWRYPILRLQEVKVQRSGMRLRGEMPSRLRTGGALDGPVRTLKLPLPRVALQPFPPDWPRPARPLPPLLLEPTLQRYFLLDHTDPDSCS; translated from the exons ATGGAGGCGGAAGTGTTGGACGCAAGCAACCCCTTTCCACCTGAAGGCGACAACCCGATTCTGGACTCCGACCTGTATGGCGCAGATGGCTTTGATATCCCAGACCCTGGGCTGCTCACGGAAAAGAATG AGTTGTCAGATTTCACCGCGCCGCCGCAGGACCTGCGGACTTTGACCCGCAGCCAGCGGTGGCAAAACATGAACCTGCGCGCCCGCGCCCGCCAGCTGTGGCTGCTCCTGCGTACAGGCCTCCATGACATCGTGGAAAAG GAGAAGAGAGCGGAGCTGCGCGTGGCGCGCTTGACGCATGGGCTGGAGCCGCTGCGCTGCCTGGAGGTGGCGGCGGGGCTGCGCTCCGTGGCGCAGGACCCGGTGGGAGGACGCTTTGTGGTGCTGGACGGCGCGGGCTGCCTGCACCTGCACAGAGAGGACGGCTGGGCGCAGGAGAAGCTGCCGGCCCCCGTCGCGCTTTCAGGGCTGGTGACGGTGCTGGGTCCCCTGGGCGCTGTGGGCCGCTTTGTAGGGTGGGGCCCCTCGGGGCTGGCCATACTAGGGCCCGACTTCAGCCTACTGTGGCTGAGTGAGCCGGGGGTGGGCAGGGCACCAGGCCGTGAGCCCACCTGCTGCCTGCCGGTGCCCTACCCGGGGCTGCTGCTTGTGGCCGAGGTGGGCGGTGGCCTGGAGCTTTGGAAGTTCCGCTCAGGTGGTCGCCGCCTGGTACCGCGAGGGTCACGCATGCGGCCGACGCCGAACCTGGCAGGCCCGCTTATGCGTCTGGCTCTGGGGCCGGCGCCTCCCCACCGCGTCCCGCGCTGCTTCGCTGCCTGTGGCTCAGCCGTGCTCAGCTTTGATCTGCAGGCCTGGGCCCTCCTCGACGTGCACCGGGATCTGCACAAAAC cacGATCTCGGACCTGGCGTACTGCGAAGGGGCAGATGCCATGGTGACGGCTTCCCGGGACAGCACGGTGAAGGTGTGGGAGGCCGACTGGCAGATCCGGATGGTGTTCGTGGGCCACACAG GCCCGGTGACAGCTCTGGCCGTGCTCCCGGACACCACCCTGGTGGTGTCGGCCTCTCAGGACGGAACGCTGCGCACATGGGACCTGCAGGCGGCAGCACAGGTGGGCGAGGTGGCTCTGTGCTACTGGAGCCAGGACGTGCTGTCCGGGCGCGTGAGTCGCCTCCTGGCGCCCGCGCGCCCGGGCTGGCCGGTGCTCTCCCTGCGCGCGAGCAGCGTGGAGCTGTGGCGCGTGCGCGAGCTCTACTCGCAGCTGGCGCAGCTGCCCGCGCCCGTGCTCCACCTGCAGGCGGCACCCGCGTTGCCCGCACCCGCCCACCCGCCGCTGCCCGTGCGCCTGGCGTGCGCGTGCGCCGACGGCTCGGTCTACCTGGTGTCGGCCGTGACCGGGCGCACCGTGAGCGCGCTGCTGCTGGAGCCCGACGACCCCGCGGCGGCCGTGGCCTACTGCCTGCCGCGCGAGTCGCTGTGGCTGCTGACGCGCGCCGGGCACCTGGTGCGTGCCAACGCCGCGCGCTGCCCCATGCGCGTGCTGCACCGTgtgcgcccgccgccgccgccggcgcCGCGGCCCTGCTGCCTGCACCTGTACAGCCACCTGACGGATCCCGGCAGCGCCTGCGCCTCCTGGGCGACCGTGCGCCAGCACGGGGGCGAGCCGCTCCACAGCGCCGTGGCCCGGCCCTGGGAGAACAAGAACCG GTACCTGCCGGTGCTGGGGTACACGGACGGCTCGCTGTCGGTGCTCGAGTGGCGCTCGTCCGAGACCGTCTTCTGCACGGAGGCGCACAGCCCGGGCCCCGTCACCGCCGTGGCATCCACCTGGAACAGCGTCGTGTCTTCGG GCGGGGACCTGACGGTGAAGGTGTGGCGCGTCTTCCCCTACACGGAGGAGAGCCTCAGCCTGCTTCGCACCTTCTCCTGCTGCCACCCGGTGGTGACGCTCTGTGCGCTCGGCACACGCGTCACCATAGGCTTTGAGGACCAGGACAGTGCCACTTACGGCTTGGTACAGTTTGGCCTGGGCAACAGCCAGCGCTGTGACCACCGGCCCCAGGATGACCCCATGGACCACATCACCG GCCTGTGCTGCTGTCCCACGCTCGAGCTGTACGCCTGCTCCAGCCTGGACTGCACCGTCCGCATCTGGACAGCCGAGAACCGCCTGCTGCG ACTCCTGCAGCTGGATGGTGCCCCTCAGGCCCTGGCCTTCTGCAGCAACAGTGGAGACCTGGTGCTGGCACTGGGCTCCCGCCTTTGCCTGGTGTCCCATAGCCTCTACCTGCCCACAACCTATCTGGTTAAG AAGCTGTGCCAGGAGACCCCTGATGTGCTGGATGACCCTCCACTGCCACTGACCAGCCAGGAGTCTCTGACCTCTGCCCAGCTGCAAAGGCTCGCCAACCTGCACAGGGCAGCCAGCCTCAGATCTGCTGGCAGGCCTGCTCAGCCATCCTGGAGGCATCCCCCTCAGGACTTGGAAGCCCTAGTGGCCCGGGACCGAGATCTTCAGCAGCTGAAGCTGGGGCTAGTGGTCCCAGAAGCCCGGCCCCCCCTCTCCTGGCAGCAGTGCCAGGAAGCCTTTGACAATTACCTACGTCTGATCTATGGCCCTGGCCTACTG ggTGTGCGGTCTGGAAGGGAGTCCCAGCCATGCAGCACCATGACCCTCAAGGTGGAGAGAGAGACCTGGGACATCTGTACCCTGCCAAGAGCTGCCCCCTGTCTCGGGTGGGCTGGGGTCAGCACCAAAGGCCAGGCAGCACCAACAGCCCTGCCCCCACAGgacctgggggcccagggccaGCGCTTCTCCCGCCCTCCCCGAGTTGCATTGCCCATCCCAC CCCGCCGGAGAGTGCACAGCAAGGCGTCCCGG CTTCTGGCCCGTTCCTCCCTGAGCTATGATCTGGGCCTCAGTCTGGATCTGCAGCTGCAGTCACGGCAGCTCCGAGGGGAGGCACCTGTGGCTCTGGACCTGCCCTCCTCCCACTTGCAGCACAGG ATCCCACTGCTGCTGAAGAGACAGCCCAAGGAGGCTCTCTCTAACCTCGGGGGCTTCTTTCCTGCCACCACACAGCCCCATAAG CACTGCTCACGACCGGTCAGCTTCCCTGGCTGCGTGCCCAACTCCATGGTGCTGCAGCAGATGTGGCTGCCTGCAGAG CAAGGCTGGAACCAGGATGACCTGTGGCTGCAGCACCCCAGGCAGTTCCACACCCACTGGCAGAGGAAGCTGATCCAGTGGCTGGGGGCGCTGCCCGGGGAGGAGGAGGCGGCGGAGCAACCGGACCTGGACGTGGACTGGGTCTCTGAGTCCCTGAGCCCACACAGGTCAGACTCTGATCAGCAGCTGGATTCCAGAGAGCCAGAGGCTCAG GCCTCTGCAGACTTGACCCTGGAGCCCCCACGCTCCTACGAGGCTGCCAGCACCAAGAGCTTTCACCCCCAGGACCAGTACAGGCACTCGCTCTGGGAAGAGTGCTATGGGCATTTGCCCAGTTTCCTGCAATTTTTCGTCATCCAGGATTGGTTCAAAAAGCTGTTCCCCATCTTTACTCTGCAG GCATACCCAGAGGCAGGCACGGTGGAGGGCCTGGCCTCGCTGCTGGTGGAGCTGCTGGAGGAGGCCTCCTGGGCCGACCGCGTACACATCCTCCATGCGCTGCTGGGGCTGCTGCCTGACGTGGGCAGCAATTTCTGTGTCCGGCTGCAGGGCATCCTTCTGCACTTGCTCAACATGGACCAGCCCCCCAGCCTCCAG GACCGAACTCAGAAGCAGTTCGTGATGCTGGCACTGCAGCTGCTCCTGGCCTGCTCCCTGGAGTCCCACGACGTGGTGCTGGAGCTCATGTCCTACCTCCTCTACTCTCCAGCCGTCTGCCG GCCTGACCTCAAGAAGCTGCTGGATGGGCTGGGCCTTCAGGACCCACAGGGCTTCCTGTTCAAGGAGATGATGACCTGGGTCCAGGGACTGGACCTTGACTCCAAGGACGCACTGCGCAAACGCTGCTGCCAGAAGCTGGAGGACATGATCCAGCAGCTGCAG GAGGCCCCCTCAGAGGCTTCCCTGGTGGCTGGGGTGCCTGCACACGTCTCTATGACACCCTCAGGCCCCTCCTGGCCGCCCTTAAGCATCTCCAAGACGCTCTCGCATGTTTTGGAGGTGCCCTCGCTGGTGACCTGGCCAGACTTGGCCACCCCAGACTCGGCTGCCTTGGAGCTCCAGGCCGAGCAGCTGCTGGTGCCAGCGTGTGCCCAGCAGACCAGACGCACGCTCTGTGAGACACTGCAGACCTTCTGCTTTGTGCCTGATGCCCACTTGGGCCCCTTGGTGCCCAGCACGCTGCCTGGCAGGCCACTGCCGCTTGAGAAGACGGACTGGTCGCAGTCACAGATGGTGGACCTGGGCCTCATTGATGCACTCAACTTGTTCTGCGAGAGGCAGGCGCAGCAGCAGGGCTTGCTGCAGGAGGCTGAGCCCAAGCACTCGCACCCGCAGCTGCATCTGCCAGTGCCCAACACGGTGGTGCCACCGCCCCGGGACCGCTG GCGCTACCCCATCCTCCGGCTTCAGGAGGTGAAAGTTCAGAGGTCTGGGATGAGACTGAGGGGTGA GATGCCCTCCCGGCTCCGCACAGGCGGCGCGCTCGACGGCCCCGTGCGGACACTGAAGCTGCCGCTGCCGCGGGTGGCACTGCAGCCTTTCCCTCCGGACTGGCCCAGGCCCGCCCGCCCGCTGCCCCCGCTGCTGCTGGAGCCCACCCTGCAGCGCTACTTTCTGCTGGACCACACTGACCCTGACAGCTGCAGCTGA